In one window of Geotrypetes seraphini chromosome 3, aGeoSer1.1, whole genome shotgun sequence DNA:
- the LOC117357093 gene encoding uncharacterized protein LOC117357093 gives MGDYERPKALVQRLTKMAERWLQPCLADPRALFAEIIKEQCLESMPKELRGWVQKQGCKSLMQVLEVSEAYLDARGSAGEVRVVPSSRGEVGKESIPTNRHTIPQKPSFREMKTPEPGGPARREGPKCFRCGKVGHIQRNCRVRRDFVIGRGGCDIIPGEYRVQVVIAGQKVSALVDTGAEQSVVSQSFWHQLLRKEQDKKIDKKVPIVCIHGVIRKYPLHPVVVDYGGVRRHLSVAVLDASPYPVILGRDWLTQTPVKDLAGVGKHEQNDSLTGVAKQVLGAHIPEESGQFRRPSWRRSQGWGPHRKRWTPVIRWVPLSDNAHAPTQAYSRAAGFDLYAAEELIIPSKSRALVHTDLQVSMPPGSYLRIAPRSGLALEHAIDVAAGVVDPDFRGNLGVVLVNQGNADYSVKPGQRIAQMICERIWHAKLERWTHLRDTKRGQNGFGSTGNTEGAEIQGTSPEGTQKSADTQGENLGALREDIKELKGDLQQISAQQREEWKKELEAAQHQWSILMKKQEEGHDTPTQGPPEGWSKKLTGDILDQCQQESKKLQSLVTQMDDQVQQVKIQLASNLSQQQKVVQNIKDLEIVCKALTDKQQESEKWSKQNHIPKEQVEQQKQQVSLIQNSLKGLEKGMADIQGQVNKIRDEELGSIAEVMTALAQQVTDMATEEEEEDKSLEAKYGGPVLRWPDDFRDPEPPPVQTGKKGGKARNRY, from the coding sequence ATGGGTGACTATGAAAGACCTAAGGCCCTTGTCCAACGCCTAACTAAAATGGCTGAACGCTGGTTACAACCTTGCCTAGCTGACCCTAGGGCACTCTTTGCTGAAATTATTAAAGAGCAATGCCTAGAATCTATgcccaaggagctcagaggctGGGTGCAAAAGCAAGGTTGTAAGAGCCTTATGCAAGTTTTGGAAGTGTCTGAGGCTTATTTGGATGCTAGGGGTTCTGCAGGGGAAGTTAGGGTAGTTCCTTCTTCCCGAGGTGAGGTAGGGAAAGAGTCTATACCTACCAATAGACACACCATTCCCCAAAAGCCATCCTTTAGGGAAATGAAAACTCCTGAGCCCGGGGGTCCCGCACGTAGGGAGGGTCCCAAATGTTTCCGCTGTGGTAAAGTAGGCCATATACAGCGGAACTGTAGGGTTAGAAGGGATTTTGTAATAGGCCGGGGAGGCTGTGATATAATCCCGGGAGAATACAGAGTACAAGTGGTCATTGCTGGACAGAAAGTAAGTGCTCTGGTAGACACGGGGGCCGAACAGTCGGTAGTGTCTCAATCCTTCTGGCACCAGCTGCTCAGAAAGGAACAAGATAAAAAGATTGATAAAAAGGTGCCCATAGTTTGCATACATGGGGTTATTAGGAAGTACCCATTACACCCTGTTGTAGTCGATTATGGGGGGGTAAGAAGACATCTATCCGTGGCTGTCTTAGACGCCTCTCCTTATCCGGTGATTCTAGGGAGGGATTGGCTTACCCAGACCCCAGTAAAGGACTTAGCAGGAGTGGGAAAACACGAACAAAATGATTCCCTTACAGGGGTAGCCAAGCAGGTGCTAGGTGCCCACATCCCAGAGGAAAGTGGTCAGTTTAGACGTCCCTCCTGGCGCAGGTCCCAGGGATGGGGGCCTCATCGGAAAAGATGGACCCCAGTAATTCGGTGGGTGCCTCTTTCTGATAATGCTCACGCCCCTACACAGGCTTATTCAAGGGCAGCGGGCTTTGATTTGTATGCTGCGGAGGAATTGATAATTCCCTCTAAGAGTAGAGCCCTGGTACATACAGACCTGCAGGTGTCTATGCCGCCCGGGTCCTATCTTAGGATAGCCCCACGATCAGGTTTGGCCCTAGAACATGCCATTGATGTAGCTGCAGGAGTAGTGGATCCTGATTTTCGGGGTAACCTAGGGGTTGTATTAGTCAACCAAGGGAACGCAGACTATAGCGTTAAGCCTGGCCAACGTATTGCCCAAATGATATGTGAGCGCATTTGGCACGCAAAGTTGGAACGTTGGACCCATCTCCGGGACACAAAGAGGGGTCAAAATGGGTTTGGCTCTACAGGGAACACAGAGGGGGCCGAGATTCAGGGCACTTCCCCGGAAGGAACCCAGAAGAGTGCTGACACTCAGGGAGAAAACctaggggctctcagggaagatatTAAGGAGCTGAAAGGGGATCTACAACAGATAAGCGCCCAACAAAGGGAGGAGTGGAAAAAAGAGCTGGAAGCAGCTCAGCACCAGTGGTCAATTTTGATGAAGAAACAGGAGGAAGGCCATGACACTCCTACCCAGGGGCCCCCTGAAGGTTGGTCTAAAAAACTCACAGGAGACATTTTAGACCAATGTCAGCAAGAGTCTAAGAAACTTCAGAGTTTAGTGACTCAGATGGATGACCAGGTACAGCAGGTTAAGATACAGCTTGCTAGTAATTTGTCCCAACAACAAAAGGTTGTCCAGAATATAAAAGACCTTGAAATAGTATGTAAAGCTTTGACTGACAAACAGCAGGAGTCTGAAAAGTGGTCAAAGCAAAATCACATCCCTAAAGAGCAGGTGGAACAACAAAAACAACAGGTTAGCCTGATACAGAACTCTTTAAAGGGATTGGAAAAGGGTATGGCAGACATTCAGGGTCAAGTTAATAAAATACGGGACGAAGAATTGGGTAGTATAGCTGAGGTTATGACTGCCTTAGCCCAACAAGTTACCGATATGGCAactgaggaagaggaggaggacaagAGCTTAGAAGCCAAGTATGGCGGGCCGGTCTTGCGATGGCCCGATGACTTCAGGGACCCTGAACCACCACCAGTTCAGACAGGCAAGAAAGGCGGTAAGGCCCGTAATCGCTATTAG